Proteins encoded by one window of Martelella endophytica:
- a CDS encoding LemA family protein, whose translation MITLIVLIVIIGAIAGFVISLYNALVRARQTAEEAWSGIDVQLKRRADLIPNLVETVKGYASHERGTLEEVVEKRNKAQSVATNDVAGRAQAEGELTQALGRLFALSEAYPDLKANQNFADLQASLEKTESEIQMARRYYNGAARDLNIKVESFPSNIIAGQFGFQKRDYFEIEEPGDRAVPEVSF comes from the coding sequence ATGATCACCTTGATCGTTCTCATCGTCATCATCGGAGCCATCGCCGGCTTCGTCATCTCGCTCTACAACGCCCTCGTGCGCGCCCGCCAGACGGCGGAAGAGGCGTGGTCCGGGATCGACGTGCAGCTCAAACGCCGCGCCGACCTGATCCCCAATCTGGTGGAAACCGTGAAGGGCTATGCGAGCCACGAACGCGGCACGCTGGAAGAGGTTGTCGAAAAGCGCAACAAGGCCCAGAGCGTCGCCACCAATGATGTGGCGGGACGCGCTCAGGCGGAAGGCGAGTTGACCCAGGCGCTCGGCCGGCTGTTTGCTCTTTCTGAAGCCTATCCCGATCTCAAGGCCAACCAGAATTTCGCGGACCTTCAGGCCTCACTCGAAAAGACCGAGAGCGAGATCCAGATGGCCCGGCGCTATTACAACGGCGCTGCCCGCGATCTCAACATCAAGGTCGAAAGCTTCCCGAGCAACATCATTGCCGGCCAGTTCGGGTTCCAGAAGCGCGATTATTTCGAGATCGAGGAACCCGGCGACCGTGCCGTGCCCGAGGTTTCGTTCTGA
- a CDS encoding glycine--tRNA ligase subunit alpha → MPEATIPPHMHPTRSFQGLILTLQAYWADKGCAILQPYDMEVGAGTLHPSTTLRALGPKRWNVAYVQPSRRPADGRYGENPNRLQHYYQYQVLLKPSPPDLQELYLGSLKAIGLDPLLHDVRFVEDDWENPTTGSWGLGWECWCDGMEVSQFTYFQQVCGIECAPVAGELTYGLERIAMYVQGVDSVYDLNFNGRDGDEKVTYGDVFLQTEQEYSRHNFEYANTEMLHRHFLDAEAECKALLEAGSPAEPGMLHKCVFPAYDQCIKASHIFNLLDARGVISVTERQSYILRVRTLAKACGEAYLLTDAGGFEARAA, encoded by the coding sequence ATGCCCGAAGCGACGATACCGCCCCATATGCACCCGACCCGCTCCTTTCAGGGGCTTATCCTGACGTTGCAGGCCTACTGGGCCGACAAGGGCTGCGCCATCCTGCAGCCTTACGACATGGAAGTGGGCGCCGGTACGCTGCATCCCTCGACGACGCTGAGGGCGCTCGGGCCGAAGCGCTGGAATGTTGCCTATGTGCAGCCTTCGCGCCGCCCGGCCGACGGCCGCTATGGCGAAAACCCGAACCGCCTGCAGCACTACTACCAGTACCAGGTGCTGCTGAAGCCCTCGCCGCCGGACCTGCAGGAGCTCTATCTCGGCTCGCTGAAGGCGATCGGCCTCGATCCGCTGCTGCATGACGTGCGCTTTGTCGAAGACGACTGGGAAAACCCGACGACGGGCTCCTGGGGTCTCGGCTGGGAATGCTGGTGCGACGGCATGGAAGTCTCGCAGTTCACCTATTTCCAGCAGGTCTGCGGCATCGAATGCGCCCCAGTCGCCGGCGAACTGACCTATGGGTTGGAGCGCATCGCCATGTATGTGCAGGGCGTCGACAGCGTCTACGACCTCAATTTCAACGGCCGCGACGGCGACGAGAAGGTCACTTATGGCGACGTCTTCCTGCAGACCGAGCAGGAATATTCGCGCCACAATTTTGAATATGCCAACACCGAGATGCTGCACCGGCACTTTCTCGACGCGGAAGCCGAGTGCAAGGCGCTGCTGGAAGCCGGTTCGCCGGCAGAGCCCGGCATGCTGCACAAATGCGTGTTCCCGGCCTACGACCAGTGCATCAAGGCCTCGCACATCTTCAACCTGCTCGATGCCCGTGGCGTGATTTCCGTGACCGAGCGGCAGAGCTATATCCTGAGGGTGCGCACACTGGCCAAAGCCTGTGGCGAGGCCTATCTTCTGACCGATGCCGGGGGCTTTGAAGCCAGGGCGGCCTGA
- a CDS encoding DUF2007 domain-containing protein, with amino-acid sequence MSLVNLMRTNDAVVLGLAESLLKDAGIHHFVADRDMSVMEGSLGLLPRRLMVESEREDEARTLLTEAGLGKELEPE; translated from the coding sequence ATGTCCCTCGTCAACCTGATGCGCACCAATGATGCGGTGGTTCTCGGCCTCGCCGAAAGCCTGCTGAAAGATGCCGGCATCCACCATTTCGTCGCCGATCGCGACATGAGCGTGATGGAAGGCTCGCTCGGCCTGCTGCCGCGTCGGCTGATGGTCGAGAGCGAGCGCGAGGACGAGGCCCGCACGCTTCTGACCGAGGCCGGGCTCGGCAAGGAACTCGAGCCGGAATGA
- a CDS encoding S49 family peptidase — MKKLVQGFVPKRFRKERTVIPVVRLSGTIMASNSPGRRNLNLAAVAPALEKAFSIKDAPCVAIALNSPGGSPVQSRLIYQRIRSLAEEKRKRVLIFVEDVAASGGYMIALAGDEIFVDPTSIVGSIGVVSGGFGFTEMIRKIGVERRVYTAGENKVMLDPFQPEKEKDIEFLKGLQQEIHQVFIAMVKERRGAKLADDPELFSGLFWSGLSGLERGLVDGVGDMLTTLKTRYGDKVELKLVTGPTSMLGRAKPGIFGSISATEIASGLASGLAETAEERALWARYGL; from the coding sequence GTGAAAAAGCTGGTTCAGGGGTTCGTCCCGAAGAGGTTCCGCAAGGAAAGGACCGTCATCCCGGTCGTCCGGCTTTCCGGCACCATCATGGCCTCCAATTCCCCCGGCCGCCGCAATCTCAACCTTGCCGCCGTTGCCCCTGCGCTTGAAAAGGCGTTTTCGATCAAGGATGCGCCGTGTGTGGCGATTGCGCTCAATTCGCCGGGTGGCTCGCCGGTGCAATCCCGGTTGATCTACCAACGCATCCGCTCGCTCGCCGAGGAAAAGCGCAAGCGCGTGCTGATCTTCGTCGAGGATGTCGCGGCATCGGGCGGCTACATGATCGCGCTGGCCGGTGACGAAATCTTCGTCGATCCGACCTCGATCGTCGGCTCGATCGGCGTCGTTTCCGGCGGCTTCGGCTTCACCGAGATGATCCGCAAGATCGGTGTCGAGCGGCGCGTCTACACCGCCGGCGAGAACAAGGTGATGCTCGATCCATTCCAGCCGGAAAAGGAAAAGGACATCGAATTCCTGAAGGGCCTGCAGCAGGAAATCCATCAGGTGTTCATCGCCATGGTGAAGGAACGGCGCGGCGCCAAGCTCGCTGACGATCCGGAGCTTTTCTCCGGCCTGTTCTGGAGCGGGCTTTCCGGGCTTGAACGTGGCCTTGTCGATGGCGTTGGCGACATGCTGACGACGCTGAAGACGCGCTATGGCGACAAGGTCGAGCTGAAACTGGTGACCGGTCCGACATCGATGCTGGGCCGTGCCAAACCCGGCATTTTCGGCAGCATTTCGGCCACCGAAATCGCATCCGGGCTTGCCTCGGGACTTGCGGAAACGGCGGAGGAGCGCGCATTATGGGCGCGTTACGGCTTGTAG
- a CDS encoding tRNA1(Val) (adenine(37)-N6)-methyltransferase → MSAALAEETIDAFHRGGFHLVQPKGRGHRAGMDAMLLASMVDAKGVVRVADLGAGAGAAGLAVAARLEAAEVSLFEISTEMAGFAERSLALAENARLAGRVRVFEADVTLKGAARNAAGLADDSFDHVIMNPPFNATRDRRTPDALREVAHAMEDGLFEAWIRTAGAILKPGGQLSLIARPQSLAEIIAACGNRFGGLEITPVHARAGENAFRILTSAIKGSRARLELRAPLFMHGPDGHAFLPEVDDLNNGRAAYRRSTKTLR, encoded by the coding sequence ATGAGCGCCGCCCTCGCCGAAGAAACCATCGACGCCTTTCATCGCGGCGGCTTCCACCTCGTCCAGCCGAAGGGCCGCGGCCACCGCGCCGGCATGGATGCGATGCTGCTGGCCTCGATGGTCGACGCGAAAGGTGTGGTCAGGGTCGCCGATCTCGGCGCCGGGGCCGGAGCGGCCGGGCTTGCCGTCGCCGCGCGCCTCGAGGCGGCGGAGGTCAGCCTGTTCGAGATTTCCACGGAAATGGCAGGCTTTGCCGAAAGGTCGCTGGCGCTTGCCGAAAACGCCCGTCTTGCCGGCCGCGTCCGGGTGTTCGAGGCTGACGTGACGCTGAAGGGAGCGGCCCGCAATGCCGCCGGCCTCGCCGATGACAGCTTCGACCACGTCATCATGAACCCGCCCTTCAACGCCACGCGCGACCGGCGCACGCCGGATGCCCTAAGGGAAGTTGCGCATGCTATGGAGGACGGCCTGTTCGAAGCCTGGATCCGCACCGCAGGCGCGATCCTGAAACCCGGCGGCCAGCTTTCCCTGATTGCCCGTCCGCAATCGCTTGCCGAGATCATCGCCGCCTGCGGCAACCGCTTCGGCGGGCTGGAAATCACCCCCGTCCATGCCCGCGCCGGCGAAAACGCCTTTCGCATCCTCACGAGCGCCATCAAGGGTTCGCGCGCCCGCCTGGAGCTGCGCGCGCCGCTTTTCATGCATGGGCCCGATGGCCACGCCTTCCTGCCTGAAGTCGACGACCTCAACAACGGCCGCGCCGCCTATCGCCGCTCCACCAAAACTTTGCGGTAA
- the putP gene encoding sodium/proline symporter PutP produces MNLGVTISLTLYFVLMLAIGLYAWRKSTSNSEEYMLGGRQLSPAVAALSAGASDMSGWLLMGLPGALFVSGLTQSWIGIGLVIGAFFNWVIVAPRLREQTERYDNSLTIPAFLSKRFPSKALTLRSVSAIVIVVFFAVYTASGLVAGGKLFNTAFPDLIHIGDTSAYQTGIYLTLGIVLIYTMVGGFLAVSLTDFVQGCIMMLALVVMPLVVVFRAGGLDVTAERMFSVDPNFLSMFHGLTVIGWLSAVAWGLGYFGQPHIIVRFMAVRSVADVPKARNIGMTWMIISLAGAVGVGIFGRSYVVGNNINVADPETIFIVLANTLFIPLITGFLLAALLAAIMSTISSQLLVASSSLTEDFYRLFLRRHASEREIVNVGRAFVLLVAIVAAIIAKNPDSKVLGLVSNAWAGFGAAFGPLIILSLTWRGMSGAGAVAGLVVGALTVIIWIALGWGSSFLGGPGVYEIIPGFIAAFIAIYVVSLMTPTKDEFRPLTTPAE; encoded by the coding sequence ATGAACCTCGGAGTGACGATCAGCCTCACCCTTTATTTTGTCCTGATGCTCGCCATCGGCTTGTATGCCTGGCGAAAATCGACCTCGAACTCCGAGGAATACATGCTCGGCGGCCGCCAGCTTTCCCCGGCGGTCGCGGCGCTCTCCGCCGGCGCCTCCGACATGAGCGGCTGGCTCTTGATGGGCCTGCCCGGCGCCTTGTTTGTTTCTGGCCTGACGCAAAGCTGGATCGGCATCGGGCTCGTCATTGGCGCCTTCTTCAACTGGGTGATCGTCGCGCCGCGCCTGCGCGAGCAGACCGAGCGCTATGACAATTCGCTGACCATCCCGGCCTTCCTGTCGAAACGCTTTCCGAGCAAGGCACTGACGCTACGCAGCGTTTCGGCGATCGTCATCGTCGTCTTCTTCGCCGTCTACACCGCCTCCGGCCTGGTGGCGGGCGGCAAGCTATTCAACACGGCCTTTCCCGACCTCATCCATATCGGCGACACCAGCGCCTACCAGACCGGCATCTACCTGACCCTCGGCATCGTGCTGATCTACACCATGGTCGGTGGCTTTCTCGCCGTCAGCCTGACGGATTTCGTGCAGGGCTGCATCATGATGCTGGCACTGGTCGTGATGCCGCTCGTCGTCGTCTTCCGGGCCGGCGGCCTCGACGTCACCGCCGAGCGCATGTTCAGCGTCGACCCGAACTTCCTGTCGATGTTCCACGGCCTCACTGTCATCGGCTGGCTCTCGGCCGTTGCCTGGGGGCTCGGCTATTTCGGCCAGCCGCACATCATCGTCCGCTTCATGGCGGTCAGGAGCGTCGCCGACGTGCCGAAGGCACGCAATATCGGCATGACATGGATGATCATTTCCCTGGCCGGCGCTGTCGGCGTCGGCATTTTCGGCCGCTCCTATGTGGTCGGCAACAATATCAATGTCGCCGATCCGGAAACCATCTTCATCGTGCTTGCCAACACGCTGTTCATTCCGCTGATCACCGGCTTCCTGCTGGCCGCCCTGCTGGCGGCGATCATGAGCACGATTTCGAGCCAGCTTCTGGTCGCCTCCTCCTCGCTGACGGAGGACTTCTACCGCCTGTTCCTGCGCCGCCATGCCAGCGAGCGCGAGATCGTCAATGTCGGCCGTGCCTTCGTGCTGCTGGTGGCGATCGTCGCCGCGATCATCGCAAAGAACCCGGACTCCAAGGTGCTCGGCCTCGTCTCCAATGCCTGGGCCGGTTTCGGCGCCGCCTTCGGGCCGCTGATCATCCTGTCGCTGACATGGCGCGGCATGTCCGGCGCGGGTGCCGTCGCCGGCCTCGTTGTCGGCGCGCTCACCGTCATCATCTGGATCGCGCTCGGCTGGGGCTCGAGCTTCCTCGGCGGCCCCGGCGTCTACGAGATCATCCCCGGCTTCATCGCCGCATTCATCGCGATCTACGTGGTCAGCCTGATGACGCCGACCAAGGACGAATTCCGGCCACTGACAACGCCGGCCGAATAG
- a CDS encoding polyprenyl synthetase family protein, whose translation MGAVTPLAKENKPTGSVKPIVDLTRADMERVNQLILSKAGSDVQMIPEVANHLISSGGKRLRPMLTLATAAMFGYRGEHHVRLATSVEFMHTATLLHDDVVDESDLRRGKSSARMIWGNQASVLVGDFLLGQAFRMMVETGSMQALKVLSDAAAVIAEGEVFQLAVSKKMETTEDDYIAVIRGKTAELFAAAAEVGPIIAGAADADRVALRDYGMALGLAFQLVDDVLDYGGSSADLGKNVGDDFREGKVTMPVILAYQRGNEIERAFWRNAIEDGVNDDAALEKARMLIEKHDALGDSIARALAYGEAARAALSPLPMSPARHALEEVVDFCIARIS comes from the coding sequence TTGGGCGCCGTTACACCGCTAGCAAAAGAGAACAAACCAACCGGCTCGGTCAAGCCCATCGTTGACCTGACCCGGGCGGACATGGAGCGCGTCAATCAGCTCATACTGTCCAAGGCGGGTTCGGATGTCCAGATGATACCGGAGGTCGCCAACCACCTGATTTCCTCCGGCGGCAAGCGGCTCCGGCCAATGCTGACGCTCGCGACCGCCGCCATGTTCGGCTATCGCGGCGAACATCACGTCAGGCTCGCCACCAGCGTCGAATTCATGCACACCGCCACCCTGCTGCACGACGATGTCGTCGATGAGAGCGATCTGAGGCGCGGCAAGTCCAGCGCCCGGATGATTTGGGGCAACCAGGCGAGCGTCCTCGTCGGCGATTTCCTGCTCGGCCAGGCGTTCCGGATGATGGTCGAGACCGGCTCGATGCAGGCGCTCAAGGTGCTTTCCGATGCTGCCGCCGTCATTGCCGAAGGCGAAGTCTTCCAGCTCGCCGTCTCCAAGAAGATGGAGACGACCGAGGACGATTACATAGCGGTCATCCGTGGCAAGACGGCCGAGCTTTTTGCCGCCGCGGCCGAAGTCGGCCCGATCATCGCCGGCGCTGCGGATGCCGACAGGGTCGCGTTGCGCGACTACGGCATGGCGCTCGGCCTTGCCTTCCAGCTCGTCGATGACGTGCTCGATTATGGTGGCTCCAGCGCCGATCTCGGCAAGAATGTCGGTGACGATTTCCGCGAGGGCAAGGTGACGATGCCGGTCATCCTCGCCTATCAGCGCGGCAACGAGATCGAACGGGCCTTCTGGCGCAATGCCATCGAGGATGGCGTCAATGATGATGCCGCCCTTGAAAAGGCCCGGATGCTGATCGAAAAGCACGACGCGCTGGGTGATTCGATCGCTCGCGCGCTTGCCTATGGCGAGGCCGCCCGTGCGGCGCTTTCGCCGCTGCCGATGTCGCCGGCCCGGCATGCGCTCGAGGAAGTCGTCGATTTCTGCATCGCGCGAATCAGTTGA
- the aroA gene encoding 3-phosphoshikimate 1-carboxyvinyltransferase, with translation MEKLTVVPPGHALEGHVSPPGSKSITNRALLLAGLAKGTSRLTGALKSADTKHMANALRAMGVTVEEPDETSFVVTGAGRLEAPSGPLFLGNAGTATRFLTAAAASVDGTVIVDGDEHMRKRPIGPLVEALQRLGISAEAPTGCPPVTITGNGRFGTGRVEIDAGLSSQYVSALLMAAPLAPAPVTIALTGTEIGARGYITLTLDAMAAFGATAKQVDDATWEVQPGHYQATDFHIEPDASAATYLWAAELLTGGKIDIGTPAEKFTQPDAKAHAVMAAFPHMPAEIDGSQMQDAVPTLAVLAAFNETPVRFTGIENLRVKECDRTRALSLGLNAIRAGLAEEDGDDLIVHSDPALAGQHLPAEIDTFADHRIAMSFALAGLKISGITILDPLCVGKTYPGYWDALASLGVKYET, from the coding sequence ATGGAAAAGCTCACCGTCGTCCCGCCCGGCCACGCGCTTGAGGGCCATGTCAGCCCGCCCGGATCGAAGTCGATCACCAACCGGGCGCTGCTGCTCGCCGGCCTTGCCAAGGGCACGAGCCGGCTGACCGGCGCGCTGAAAAGCGCCGATACCAAGCACATGGCAAACGCCCTGCGGGCGATGGGCGTCACCGTCGAGGAGCCTGACGAGACCAGCTTTGTGGTCACCGGCGCCGGCCGGCTCGAAGCACCCTCCGGTCCGCTCTTTCTCGGCAATGCGGGCACCGCGACCCGGTTTCTGACGGCGGCCGCGGCGAGCGTCGACGGCACCGTCATCGTCGATGGCGACGAGCATATGCGCAAGCGCCCGATCGGCCCGCTGGTCGAAGCCCTGCAGCGTCTGGGCATTTCGGCGGAGGCCCCGACCGGCTGCCCGCCGGTGACGATCACCGGCAACGGCCGCTTCGGCACCGGCCGTGTCGAGATCGACGCCGGTCTTTCCAGCCAGTATGTCTCCGCGCTGCTGATGGCGGCTCCCCTCGCCCCCGCCCCGGTGACCATCGCGCTGACCGGCACCGAAATCGGCGCGCGCGGCTATATCACGCTGACGCTCGATGCCATGGCCGCCTTCGGCGCCACCGCGAAGCAGGTGGATGATGCGACCTGGGAGGTGCAGCCGGGCCACTATCAGGCCACCGATTTCCACATCGAACCCGACGCCTCCGCCGCCACCTACCTCTGGGCCGCCGAGCTTCTGACGGGCGGGAAGATCGACATCGGCACGCCGGCCGAAAAATTCACCCAGCCGGATGCGAAGGCCCATGCCGTAATGGCCGCCTTCCCGCATATGCCGGCTGAAATCGACGGCAGCCAGATGCAGGACGCCGTGCCGACGCTCGCCGTGCTCGCCGCCTTCAACGAGACGCCTGTGCGCTTCACCGGCATCGAGAACCTGCGCGTCAAGGAATGCGACCGCACCCGCGCGCTCTCCCTCGGCCTCAACGCCATTCGCGCAGGTCTTGCCGAGGAAGACGGCGACGATCTGATCGTCCATTCCGATCCGGCCCTTGCCGGCCAGCACCTGCCCGCCGAAATCGACACTTTCGCCGATCATCGGATTGCGATGAGCTTTGCGCTCGCCGGCCTGAAGATTTCCGGCATCACCATTCTCGACCCGCTCTGCGTCGG